The Buttiauxella selenatireducens genome has a window encoding:
- a CDS encoding type I secretion system permease/ATPase has protein sequence MNTLTEAPPIEESHYHDPRSRNDDPLLDCLLVLCSLQGKSASRSTLSSGLPLENDRLTLAILPRAAARAGLKARVIKRALDKIPAMSLPAILLLRDGGAAVLLGWNADGSARVMPSESEGGEICIDAKTLEQSYAGQVIFAHPRHEFDLQSESFLPRTKSWFKDTLMLSRYLYMDAVLASLLINLIALGTPLFTMNVYDRVVPNHATVTLWVLAVGICLAFIFDLILKMLRGVCLDIAGKKSDLIISATLFERITGMEMKARPARVGSFAQNIHEFQSLRDFLSSLTLTTLIDLPFTLVLLLVIGIIGGTLAWIPLLTFPIALLISWALQKPVNAAVAKTMSLASERQALLIETLSGLDAIKVNNAQSERQYQWEQTLGSLSRLELRVKTLSSFASNLTGWFQQMSGVIMIIVGVYMIIGGKLSMGGLIACYMLNSRALMPMGQLTGLIARYQQARLTINSTEKMMSMPQERREHEHPLKRENFRGSIEFKDVDFSYPEQKNPSLQKINLTIKPGERVGIIGRSGSGKSSISKLIINLYQPTAGNILIDDVDARQLDVNDLRHSIGYVPQDIQLFNGTLRDNLISGARYVDDETMLRAAELAGVSEFARLHPDGYNLQVGERGMQLSGGQRQAVALARALLLEPPVLLLDEPTSAMDNTSEDRIKQALVPFVADKTLLLVTHKASMLSLVDRLIIVDKGRIIADGPKAIVMDALKKGQINASR, from the coding sequence ATGAATACACTAACTGAGGCTCCTCCGATTGAGGAGTCGCATTATCATGACCCGCGTAGCCGCAATGACGATCCGCTGCTCGATTGTTTGCTGGTCCTTTGCTCATTGCAGGGTAAATCAGCCAGCCGCTCAACATTAAGCAGTGGCTTACCGCTGGAAAACGACCGCCTGACGCTGGCTATTTTACCGCGCGCGGCCGCCAGAGCGGGGTTAAAAGCCCGCGTCATTAAACGTGCGCTGGATAAAATTCCCGCGATGTCGCTCCCGGCCATTCTCCTGCTACGTGACGGCGGTGCGGCCGTGTTGTTGGGCTGGAACGCAGACGGTTCAGCACGCGTGATGCCCAGCGAAAGCGAAGGCGGCGAAATCTGCATTGACGCAAAAACACTTGAGCAAAGCTATGCGGGGCAGGTTATTTTCGCTCACCCGCGCCATGAGTTTGATCTGCAATCTGAATCGTTCCTGCCGCGCACAAAATCGTGGTTCAAAGACACGCTTATGCTGTCGCGCTATCTGTATATGGATGCGGTGCTGGCGAGCTTACTGATCAACCTTATCGCGCTGGGTACACCGCTGTTCACCATGAACGTGTATGACCGGGTTGTGCCCAATCATGCAACAGTCACGCTGTGGGTGTTGGCGGTGGGTATTTGCCTCGCGTTCATTTTTGATTTGATATTAAAAATGTTACGCGGTGTCTGTCTCGATATTGCCGGGAAAAAGAGTGACCTGATTATTTCCGCCACGCTTTTTGAGCGTATCACCGGCATGGAGATGAAAGCGCGCCCTGCGCGTGTGGGCAGCTTTGCACAGAATATTCACGAATTTCAGTCGTTGCGCGATTTCCTCTCCTCCCTCACGCTGACCACGCTTATCGATTTACCGTTTACGCTGGTGCTGCTGTTGGTTATCGGCATTATCGGCGGCACGCTTGCCTGGATCCCCTTGCTCACCTTCCCCATCGCCTTGCTGATTAGCTGGGCGTTGCAAAAACCGGTCAATGCCGCCGTCGCCAAAACAATGAGCCTGGCAAGCGAGCGCCAGGCGCTGCTGATTGAAACCCTCAGCGGCCTCGATGCCATTAAAGTGAACAATGCCCAGAGCGAACGTCAGTATCAGTGGGAACAGACGCTGGGTAGCCTGAGCCGCCTGGAGTTACGCGTAAAAACGTTATCCAGTTTTGCCAGCAACCTGACCGGTTGGTTCCAGCAAATGTCTGGCGTCATCATGATTATCGTTGGCGTATACATGATTATTGGCGGCAAGTTGAGTATGGGCGGCCTGATTGCTTGTTACATGCTTAATAGCCGTGCGCTGATGCCCATGGGGCAACTCACGGGGTTAATCGCCCGTTACCAACAAGCGCGACTGACCATCAACAGCACAGAGAAAATGATGTCGATGCCGCAGGAACGACGCGAGCATGAACACCCTCTGAAACGCGAAAACTTCCGGGGCAGCATCGAATTCAAAGATGTCGATTTCAGTTATCCCGAGCAGAAAAATCCTTCGCTGCAAAAGATAAATCTGACGATAAAACCCGGCGAACGTGTCGGGATCATCGGCCGCAGCGGGTCGGGAAAAAGCTCCATCAGCAAGCTCATTATCAATCTTTACCAGCCGACCGCCGGTAACATTTTGATCGACGATGTCGATGCGCGTCAGTTGGACGTGAACGATCTGCGCCATAGCATTGGCTACGTGCCACAGGACATTCAGCTATTTAACGGGACGCTGCGCGATAACCTGATTTCGGGTGCGCGTTATGTTGATGACGAAACGATGTTGCGGGCCGCAGAACTCGCGGGAGTCAGCGAGTTCGCTCGTCTTCATCCTGACGGTTACAACCTGCAAGTCGGTGAACGTGGAATGCAACTGTCTGGCGGCCAACGCCAGGCCGTGGCACTGGCGCGCGCATTGTTGCTGGAGCCACCGGTTTTGTTACTTGATGAACCCACCAGTGCCATGGACAACACCAGTGAAGACAGAATCAAACAGGCGCTGGTGCCATTCGTCGCCGATAAAACCTTATTACTGGTGACTCACAAAGCGTCGATGCTGTCTTTGGTTGATCGCCTGATTATTGTTGATAAAGGGCGCATTATCGCTGATGGCCCGAAAGCCATCGTTATGGATGCGCTGAAGAAGGGGCAAATCAATGCGTCTCGCTGA
- a CDS encoding TolC family outer membrane protein yields the protein MQKFLLFIFGVLSIQSVNAESLQNTVEHALSSHPEVNASVNSRYSAEQDLRAARGGYLPSLNLNAEAGQKNLNDATTRAGGNNNGMNLSPNDATVSLDQNVFDGFATTSEVGRQKATVDSRAFTVLNVSETTALNVVQAYLDVLQREEYVRLAQDDLANHERIYDQIRLRTDQGVGRSGDLMQAEARLAQARNNLLTEQTNLEDAHTTFASVTGEAPENLSLPEKIDGKLPKSLEDAKRIMESNNPLLKSANSDIEAAHQQYEASKSTFYPRVDVSLSHSISNDTDTTRAHAEEWQAMVKLHYNLYQGGSDKAAMDSRAYLEKQAQDVRNNTLRQMNQEMGLAWSALKSAKDQLPAAAEYADRTVKVRTAYQDQFSLGERTLLDLLDSENEVFSSKRRLVELRYLEISSGYRIFARTGELLKVLNISPTPAGQPIDTANNNALPELK from the coding sequence ATGCAGAAGTTTCTTTTGTTTATTTTTGGTGTTTTATCAATACAATCTGTTAACGCAGAAAGTTTACAAAATACCGTAGAACATGCCCTTTCCAGCCACCCTGAAGTTAATGCCTCAGTAAATAGTCGCTACTCGGCGGAACAAGATTTACGTGCCGCACGTGGAGGGTATCTCCCTTCTTTGAATTTAAATGCTGAAGCGGGGCAAAAAAACCTGAATGACGCGACGACGCGTGCTGGCGGCAATAATAATGGGATGAATCTTTCCCCGAACGATGCCACGGTGAGTCTCGATCAGAACGTCTTCGATGGCTTCGCAACGACCAGCGAAGTGGGTCGCCAGAAAGCAACCGTTGATTCCCGCGCATTTACCGTGTTGAACGTTAGCGAAACCACCGCATTAAACGTGGTTCAGGCCTATCTCGACGTGCTGCAACGCGAGGAATATGTGCGCCTGGCGCAGGATGATTTGGCAAACCATGAGCGCATCTACGACCAGATTCGTTTGCGTACCGATCAGGGTGTTGGGCGTTCTGGTGATTTGATGCAGGCGGAAGCCCGGCTAGCGCAGGCTCGCAATAACTTGCTGACCGAACAAACTAACCTTGAAGATGCCCATACTACGTTTGCCAGTGTGACGGGGGAAGCCCCTGAAAACCTGAGCCTGCCTGAAAAAATTGATGGCAAGCTGCCGAAATCGCTGGAAGATGCGAAGCGGATAATGGAATCCAATAACCCACTGCTGAAGTCTGCTAATTCCGATATTGAAGCGGCGCATCAGCAATACGAAGCATCGAAATCCACGTTTTATCCGCGTGTTGATGTTTCGCTTTCCCACAGTATCAGTAACGACACGGATACGACGCGCGCCCATGCAGAAGAGTGGCAAGCGATGGTGAAACTGCATTACAACCTGTATCAGGGCGGTAGCGATAAAGCCGCAATGGATTCCCGTGCTTATCTGGAAAAACAAGCGCAAGACGTGAGAAATAATACCCTGCGCCAAATGAACCAGGAAATGGGGCTGGCATGGTCTGCATTAAAAAGTGCAAAAGACCAATTACCCGCGGCAGCAGAATATGCCGATCGCACAGTAAAAGTCCGCACGGCTTATCAGGATCAATTCAGCCTGGGTGAACGTACTCTGTTGGATTTATTAGACAGCGAAAACGAAGTGTTCTCATCTAAGCGTCGCCTGGTTGAATTACGTTATTTGGAAATATCTTCCGGCTATCGAATTTTTGCGCGTACGGGTGAATTACTAAAGGTATTAAACATTAGCCCTACGCCTGCGGGCCAGCCAATAGACACCGCGAATAATAATGCATTACCCGAACTCAAATAG